The DNA region AATGGCATCTCTAACCTTCGATAAATCTATATTAGCCAGTAAATTTGCATTAAGATCAGGATCAGAAATCAAATTTTTAGCTTTGAAATTTCCCCCAACAGAATTGTCGGCTACTTTGGCCGATGCACTTGGAATATCAATTACAATTTGATCGAGGTCATCACCCTGTGGCATATTTATTTTCATAAGCAGGTTAATGTCGCTTAGCTTTTCAGGCATATCGGGGTATTTTATAGATGCATTACTTACCTGTGCTTTAATGTCGAATCCGGGCATCATATTTTCGTTATAGATACCTTTTATGTAACCCTCTATATTAAACTCTCCTTTAGTTTCAATTTTGTCAAAATCTTTTTTGTAATGTTCGGGAATAATAGCCAGCAGGTCCTTGAATTTAGAGTCCGGAGTGTCAAACCTCAAATCAATATCATAACTGTCTTCAATTTCTTTTATTACTCCAACCCAGTTTAGCTTTATGTTGTTAATACTTAGGCTATTTTCTTTTAAAGAGTAAATGCTGTCATCAAAGTTTAGATCAAGATTTAAATCTCCCTGGATCTTGGTTTTTTCCAGTAGGGTGGTTTTGTCCTGTATTATGGTAATATCTTCAATTAGTGTAGATGTGTTGACAGATAAATTATTTCCTTCATAAACTCCAAAGCCGTTATGATTTAAGTTCGAAATTTTTATAAAATCATTATTATTTTCGTCTTTTATATTTATTGTTCCTTCAACAATTTCATAACTGTTTATATTAAAAGATAATTGACTTTGGCTGTCTCCGGTATCTTCATCCAATGGATCGCTGACTTCGTTAATTTCGACGTCTTTCTTTGTAATCGTGTCATTATTTACCGTGTCAGCACTTAATCGGTAGTTTATTTTAGGTTGAGAAATTATTATACTTTCAATAGATATACTTTTTGTTAAAAGGAAATCTTTCGAATTTATTTTGGCAGAAGCATTTTTTATGTTTAGCAATTCTACTTTGTTCGTGTCAATCACTTTTACACCTTCAAAATTGAATGTAAACTCAGGGAAGTTCGACAGTAATGAAAGGTCGTAATCTTCTATTTGAACTTCTCCGTCAAAATTTTGATTCGCGTATTTTAAAATTTCATCTTTGATCTCATCTTTAAATAAATAGGGAACAATTATTATTGCCAGAATAAACAAAGTTAGAATAGACAGTAGTATTAACGCAATTTTTTTCTTCATATTCAGTTATTTTTAAAAGACCCGCATAGCTGTTTCATTTATTTTAGAATGCTTTGTGAGTTTGTGTTACTTCCATGATGTTTTTTTGTTTCCCAACAGTTTTTAAGTAAGAAACAAAAGTAGTGGTTGTGGATATTTCGCTTTTTTAATATTTAAAACGCAATTTATACTAAATAGTATTTGAAAAAGTATAAATCTGATTGTTTTTTATAAATTAGCCCGAATAAATTGAACAAGGCAAAGTAAAATACATGGAAAAAGTAAATAAAGGACGTATTCGTACTTCTTATGCTTCGGTAGTGGTTAGTATCTCGTTGGTATTGTTATTGTTGGGGGTGATAGGTGTTTTGGCTCTCAACGCTAAAAAAGTTACAGATCATGTGCGAGAGAATTTTGCTTTTACAATTTTTCTAAAAGATTCTGCGAAAAAAGTTGATGTAAAAAAACTTCAAAAGTCACTTGAATTAGCAGAATTTGTAAAATCTACCGAATATGTTTCGAAAGATGAGGCTGCAGAAAGTTTGAAAGAAGAACTTGGAGAAGATTTTGTTAAGTTTTTAGGCCATAATCCATTAAAGAATTCGATAGATATTCACCTGAACGCCGAATTTGTTCACCCTGACCAGATGGATGCTATTGAGAAAAGTTTAGCGGAGAAACCTTATGTAACAGAGGTGATATATGATAGACTGCTCATCGAGCAGATGACAAGAAATATAGAAGAAATAAGTTTTTGGTTGTTGATATTTGCAGGAATGTTTATGGTAGTGGCAATCGCTCTAATTAATAGTTCCATAAGGCTGTCTATTTATTCAAAGCGATTTACGATAAAAACCATGCAGTTAGTAGGGGCTACAAAAAGCTTTATCAGGAAGCCATTTATTCTGCATAATATTAAACTTGGGGTATTGGGAGCATTAGTTGCTCTATCTCTGCTGAGTGGAATGTTGTATTATTTGCAGTTGAAGTTTCCTATATTATCCGATATGAATGATTTGAAAATTTATGGAGTACTCTATCTTGGAGTGCTAATATCAGGAATGATTATAGCATTGGTAAGTACATTTTTTGCAATGAATAAATACTTAAGCTTGAAAACTGAAGAACTTTATTACTAGATTTGCAGTCTTCTTGAATTAATAATTAATAATATGACAGAAAAACAATATTTGTTTAGTAAAAAGAACTACTTGTTAATGGGGATTGGATTAGCCTTAATAGCATTAGGCTATTTTCTAATGTCGGGTGGAGCTACAACTAATCCTGAAATTTTTAATGAGGAGATGTTTAGTTCTATGCGTATCCGTGTTGCTCCTTTAGTAGTTGTTGTAGGATTCGCTGTTGAAATATGGGCCATATTGGCAAAACCAAACAAATAAATTATTACCCTTTCCATGGAAATTTTTGACGCCATAATTCTTGGCATTATTCAAGGTTTAACTGAGTTTTTACCGGTATCATCAAGTGGGCATCTCGAAATAGCAAAAGTTATCTTAGGCGAAAATAAAATGCCTGAAGAAAGCATGCTAATGACTGTTGTTTTGCACGTAGCAACAGCTTTAAGTACGATAGTTATTTTTCGAAAAGATATTTTGGAAATACTTAAAGGTTTTTTTCAGTTTACGTGGAATGAAGAATTTCAGTTTTCACTAAAGATTATTGTTTCTATGGTGCCGGCTGCATTAATTGGAGTGTTTTTTAATGATGAAATTGAGTCGCTTTTCGAAGGTAACTTAACTCTGGTTGGAGGAATGTTGCTTATTACGGGCTTATTATTATTACTGGCCGACAGAGCTAAAAATACTGAAAAAAATGTGTCTTTTAAATCGGCTTTGATAATTGGAATTTCACAGGCAATAGCTATTATGCCGGGAATTTCACGCTCCGGAGCCACTATTTCTACATCTGTAATGCTGGGAATAGACAGAGAAAAATCGGCTAGGTTTTCTTTTTTGATGGTCGTACCTTTGATACTGGGAAAGATAGCTAAGGATTTGATGAGTGGTGAAATAAGTGTATCGAACAGTTCGTTTTTACCGATGTCAATAGGTTTTGTAGCTGCCTTTATTACGGGACTGGTAGCCTGTACATGGATGATATCTTTAGTAAAGAAAAGTAAACTTACCTGGTTTGCTGTTTACTGTTTTATTGTAGGTGCTATTTCGTTGACATATACGTTGGTTTAATATAAAATTGTTGTGGGGTGGAGTTGGATGATTTTAAAAATGGGCAAGTATTCCTGATAGATAAGCCGCTAACATGGACTTCTTTTAATGCTGTTAGTAAGATTAAATGGCTGATAAAAAAACGTTTTAGTGTTAAAAAAATTAAAGTGGGTCATGCCGGTACTTTGGATCCGTTGGCAAGTGGGTTGTTGATAATCTGTACCGGGAAATTCACAAAACGAATCGAAGAATTTCAGGCTCAGGTAAAAGAATATACAGGTACTTTTACTTTGGGTGCAACAACACCATCATACGATTTGGAAACCGAGATCGATAAGGTATTTCCGATCGAACATATTGATGATAGTTTAATTAGGGAGACCGCTGAGGCATTTATTGGCGAACAGGATCAATATCCACCTGTTTTTTCTGCATTAAAAAAAGACGGTAAGCGGTTGTACGAATTGGCCCGTGAAGGTAAAAGTGTTGATGTAGAATCCAGAAAAATTAATATCAGTGAATTTGAAATAACAAGAATTGAATTGCCTGAGATAGATTTTAGAGTTGTTGTTTCAAAAGGAACATATATCAGATCATTGGCTTTCGATTTTGGAAAACATCTAAAGAGCGGGGCACATCTTTCTGCGCTTCGCCGAACTAAAATAGGTGATTTTAATGTAGAAAATGCATTAAACCCCGAAGAGTTCGAAGATAGATTTAGAAATGAAACGATTATTTCATAATTTTTTACCTCTAAAATAGCAGTTTATTATCAGGCTTCGTTGAAAAATCAGAAGCTGATTTAAAACTGTATCCTCCGAACATTGAAGCAATCCTAAATTAATAAAGTGCACTCTCTCGAACGAATAATCTTTCAATAAGTATATATTTAACCTGCTGAAAAAGATTTTATTTCAATTTTGACTAATTGACTTGTGCTGTATATCGCAGTAAAGCAGGTTGTTGTGTAGGTGGGGTAACGGTAAGAACCTGGCCCTAAATGCGTGAATTATCTAATAGTATCATTTTATATTTTTCGTATTTTACGAGTTTAATAAAATGAAGAACAAATTTGGTAAGAAGAATTCAAAAATATTATATATCTCTATCTATATTACTTCTCGTTAGTATATTGTCATTATCGGCCCAGGAGACCATTCAGGGTAAGGTATATGATGCCGAAACCAATAAGGTAATTGAGTATGCCAATGTAATTGTTAAAAACACGACTAACGGAACCATTACTAATTCTTGGGGAGAATTTTCTTTAGTAATTAACCCGGGTGATAAGTATTTACAGATTAGTTTTATTGGTTATCAGTCGAAAGTAGTAGAAATTTCTCCAATTAATAATTACAAGGTATATCTTGATCCCGATTCTGAAGTTTTAAACGAGGTAGTTGTAGTTGGTGATAATACAAAAGAAAACCCTGCTCATTATATCCTGAAAAGGATAAGAAAAAACCATAAAAAACACTCTCTGGAACAAGGAAAAACTTTTAGGTATAAAAAATACGATAAGGTTCGATTCGATCTTTATGATCCTGATTCAACCTTAAAACACCTTGGTCCTCTAAAAGGTTTTGATGAATTTAAAACCCGAAAGTATAATAAAGGAGACTATACCTATGTGCCGACCTTGCTTGTTGAAGAGATTCATCAGGTGTATGGGGAAAATAATCCGGATAAAATGAAAGAAGTACTGGAAGCCAGTAATACATCCGGATTTAAAGCTAACCAAAGTGTTACAATGTACCTGAAGGAGTTGTATCTCGATTACAATGTTTTCGACAATTCCGTGATACTGTTTAACAAAAAGTTTATTAGTCCATTATCGAATCGTGCTTTATTGTCGTACCGATATGCTATTGTAGACAGTGCAATGTTTGAGGGAAATAGAATTTATAAAATCCAGTATTTTCCTAAGCGTAAAAGAGAATTAACTTTCGAAGGAAGCTTTTGGGCAGATACAGTTAAATACGTTGTTCATTCTATTGACCTAAAAGCAACAAAGGGCTTTAATGTAAATTTTGTTAACGATGTTTCTATAAGTCAGAAGTTTAAGCAGGTAAATGATAAACTTATTACTGTAGTAAAAGATAGTTTAACTATGGATTTCAGTCCTTTTAAACAGTTTAGGTTTATTGGGGCGGAGGCAATAAAAGTAACAACGTATTACGATCATGATCTTGAGAAAATGACTCCTGTTTCGTTCGCTGCTAATACTGATGTTATTAATGATAAGCCTTTTACAAGAAGCGATAGTGATTGGAAAAAAATAAGACCTATTGGACTGGAAAATAAAGATCAGGATATTTATGCTATGCATGAATCTCTTGCTAAGGATAAGAAATTTAGAGCCTACAAGAAATTAGGAGAGGTGCTATCTTCAGGGTGGCTTAATTTAGGTGTAATTGATTATGGTCCTTATTACAACCTGATAGGTTATAATCAGATAGAGGGTCTGAGGTTGCAGGCAGGGGCAAGAACTTATTTTAGCATGAATGATAAATGGAGAATAGGTGGATATTCTGCATATGGATTTGGTGATAAAGATTTCAAGTTTGGATTAGGGTTTTCTTATTTGATATCACAAAAGAATCGTTGGATATTTTCTATAGGAGTACGCGATGATCTTGAACAAAGAGGAGTATTGTTATCGCAGGAAAATGATGTTTATTCTAAGAATTTCGCCTCTAGTATTTTTACGATAGGAGATAATACAATGCTTACAAATACAACTTCGTATAGGATGGGTGTTGAAATGGAAGCTGTAAAAAATCTCCGTTTCAAAGTAAGTACAAAATACGATTTCATGACCGCTGTTGATGGTTTTAATATGGCATATTTAGATCCTGCTTCCGGTGAAATAAAAAACCAGTTAGATGATTTTCAGGTTCAGTTCTCTGTAATTTACACACCTGACAGAAAAGAAATTGGTTATGGAGTAGATCGGGATTATGTAACAAACTGGCATCCTACAATCCGACTCAAGTATATCAGAGGGGTAGCCGGCTTTGTTAATTCTGGATTTAATTATGATAAAGTGAAATTTCTTTATCGTCACCCTTTCCTTACCGGAGGATTTGGAAAGACAATTATTATAACTGAATTTGGCAAGACATTTGGCACTGTACCTCTCCAATTGATGGATGTAATTCCCGGTAATCAGACTATAGTTACGGAGCAGAATATGTTTAGTTTGATGAACTATTATGAATTTGTCTCAGACACCTATGCAACCTTGCACATCGATCATCACTTCAACGGTAGGGTAATGAGTAAAATCCCCCTTTTTAATAGGTTTGATCTTCGGGCTGTAGCTGGATTTAGAGCTGTTTGGGGAGATATCCTCAATAAAGAAAATTATGAAATAAATAAGTCGGAAGTTATATATTTAGCTCCCAGTGATGGGTATTTCGAATATAGTGCCGGTATCGAAAACATTTTCAAGGTTCTTCGGGTTGATGCGGTTTGGAGAGGTTCCTACTTAAATAATGCGAATTCAAATCCTTTTGGTGTCAGGTTCAAAATTAAGTTTGTGTTCTAATGCCTTAAGTATATTATACCAGTTGTGATTTAAATTTACTGGAAAGAAAATTGGGTTTATTTTGTTCATAGTAATAAAGAAAATTCAAGCATAGCCATAGCTATGGTTTAATTTTATTTTGAAGCTATGGGCAAAATAAAGCGATTTAATCCAGTAATTTTAATTTATAACTGGTATTACTTCGTTTTTTTATTTTTGTATGGCAGTAATAAGTTGATTGCTAGGTTTTAAATCGAGATGTTTTCTATTTTAATACAAATATTACTTGTAAATTTATAGAGAATTAACTTCTATTTTTAATACTGAAAAAAATGGTACGTACAACAACTGATATATTAAAGGAAGCAATTTTGCTGGAGCGAAGAGGTAAAGAGTTTTACTCTAAAGTAGCTCAAAGTTCAGAGAGTAAGTCGGCAAGGCAGATATTTGAAATGATGGCTGAAGAAGAGGAACAGCATATTAAGTATCTTTCGGTTCAATTTGCCCATTATTCTCGCACTAATGAGTTCTTATCGCCCGGTGCAGTTGAAGAAGATGCTGATGATGAAATTGCTATGAAAGTTTTGTCAGAAAAATTCAAAAAAGAGGTGAGTGCTGCAAGTTTCGAAGCTGCCGCTATTTCGGCAGCGATCGATTTTGAAACCAGAGCCGTAAAATTGTATTCCGAAAGAGCTAAAGAAGCAGAGACTCAAAATGAAAGAGACATGTATTCAATGTTGGCCAATTGGGAGATGGGGCATCAAAAATCATTACATGATTTAAATAACGGACTAAAAGAAGATATTTGGAATGATAACAATTTTTGGCCGTTTTAGATTAAATGTCTGCACAGCTATATAATTGTGCATTTTATCCAAAAAATCTACTTGTTAACGGCTTTTAAGTTGGGCAATAATAAGAATTACTACATTTGATCAACTTATCAATAGAATTGGTAGAGTTTTTCATATTAAGGGTTAGTTTATAAAGGCTTGGTTGGGGAACCAAGCCTTCTTCTTTTCTGGTTATCAAACTATAATATTCTCATAATTTCAATTGATTTAACTTATTATAAATATCTCATTATCTTTATTTAAATTTGTCGCTGAATTATGAAGAGATTAAGATTAACAAAAGAGTTTGGGTTCGAGATGGCTCATGCTTTATATGGGCATGATGGCTTATGTAAAAATATTCATGGGCATTCGTATAAAATGTTTGTTACTGTAATTGGAGAACCAATTAGCGATCCTGCTAGTCCCAAACTTGGGATGGTGATGGATTTTTCGGATTTAAAAAGAATCGTGAAGGAAGAAGTGGTTGACAGGCTTGACCATGCACTGATGATTAATAGTAAAACCGGACATACAAATATTCAGGAAGCTTTGTCGGGAATAGTTCCTTTGAGAATTGTTGATGTTCCGTATCAAACTACCTGCGAGAACATGGTATTGGATTTCGCCGAAAGAATACAAAAAAAATTACCCGGTGAAATAGAATTGCATTCGGTACGACTGTACGAAACAGCTACTTCGTATGCAGAGTGGTTTGCATCAGACAATAAATAAACTATCTTAGTACTATCACTTTAGCAAAAATCTGCCTATTTTGACTAATAAAAAAATATACTTCTCATCCGATCAGCATTTTGGAGTTCCAAGTGTGGAGAAAAGTCGCGAAAGAGAGAAACTATTTGTAAAGTGGCTTGATATGGCCGAGAAGGATGCTGAGCATATATTCCTGTTGGGAGATCTTTTTGATTTTTGGTTTGAATACAAATCAGTTGTTCCACGTGGTTATGCCAGAGTATTGGGTAAGATAGCCCGGATAACTGATAAAGGTATCCCTGTTACATTTTTTGTTGGTAATCATGATATGTGGATGTGGGATTATTTTGAAAAAGAATTAGGAGTAAAAGTTTATCATAAGCCAAAAGTATTTGAATTTTCAGGCAAGAAGTTTTTTATTGGTCACGGTGATGGATTGGGTCCTGAGGATAAGGGTTTTAAAAGAATGAAAAAGCTTTTTACTAATCCTGTTGCAAAATGGTTGTTTGCCAGGCTTCATCCTAATCTCGCTGTAGGAATAGCAAATTATTTTTCCCGAAAAAGCCGTCTGGCTAATGGAGATACGGATATGGTTTTCATGGGGGAAGATAAAGAGTGGCTGATAAAATATGCTGAGCGAAAGTTAGAGACCATGGATGTTGATTATTTTCTTTTTGGACACAGACATTTAGCTATGGATATTAAACTGTCGAAAGGTGCCAGGTATATTAATACAGGTGAATGGGTGAAAGGCCGGAGTTATGCCGTATTTGAAGAAGGAGAATTATATCTTAGAGAGTTTCTTGACAACTAATTTCTTATAAATAGGATCTGTTTAGAGTTTTATTAACTCTGAAACAATTCCTTTTTAAGCTTTAATACTGATAGTAGTGAAGCGATGTATCCTATAGAGAAAATAGTGATTGTTACAGTAATAACATTTGAGATATTCAACTCTACAGGATAGGCTATGGCCGAACTGCCTCCAAATGTCAGGAACTTAAAATGATACTGCAGGAGAACTAAAATTGAACCTAAAACTATCCCGGCTGTTCCTCCTATAAATGTTACCATCAATCCAACACGAACAAATATTTTTCTCAATAGAGATTCAGAAGCTCCAATACTCCACAATGTATTTAGGTTGTGCTTTTTATCTACAATAAGCATGCTTATAGAGCCTATAACATTGAAAACTGCTATGATAAGGATTAATGTAAAAACTAGATAGGTGACTACTTTTTCAGTATTCATCATTTTGTAAATCAGCGAATGTTGTTCTCTTTGTGTTTTTACCACGTACGAATTTCCAAGTGATGATTTAAGTTGTTTAGAAATTTCTTCTGGGTCAGCATTTTTATTTAGTTTTAGCTCTATCGCAGAAATTTGATTTTGCTTGTAGTTAAGTAATTCCTGGGCAAAACCTAAGGTAGAAATAAGGTATTTTTCATCAATTTCTTTTTCTATAGCAAACGAACCAACAGGTTGAGCATCTTTTCTCCTAAAGCTGTTTAAAGGATCGCTAATCTGACCTTTTCCGGGTTTTACAACGTAAATTTCAAGGGCCTTGTAGCTGTCTCTTAATCCTAAAGACAGGTAATGTGCAATTCCGCCACCAATTACAACCTCATTAACCGGACTTTCATGATTGATCCATCTTCCGGCGTATATAGTAGTATCTATCTCATTTACTTTTGTGAATTTTTTGTCTACCCCCTTGATCTTTGAGATGTATTCTTTATCTCTATATCTCAAAAATACTTTCTCCTCTAAAGTTTTTGCATAATATTGAATATCTGTTTGTTTGTTTAGAATACTGTCAACTTTATTGGTATATGAAAAAGATTTCCCCTCAGAAGCTGTTATTTTCAGGTCTGGATCGAAAGTTGATAGCATGGAAATAGAAAATTTTTCTAAACCGGAAAAAGCTGATAATACAACTAACAAGGCCATAGTGCCAACAGTTACTCCTACCACAGATACGGCAGTAATAATGTTGACAGCATTGTTGCTGCTTTTCGAAAAAAGATATCTCTGTGCTATGTAAAGGGGAAAGTTCATTAAGAGCTAATAATATTTTTAGCTGATGTTATATTGATTTTTTTGAGGATTATTCTTTTGAATCTTTGATTGGATCTGTACCTTTTCCTTTTAATGCGTTATCAATATCATCAACGTAGTCTAAAGAATCATCAAAAACATAATCAAGATTAGGAACTCTTCTCATCTGATGTCTGATGCGTTGCCCTAACAAATTTCTGAATTTAGGAGCTTCGTTCTCTATATATTCCATGAAGGCTTTTTTGTCTTTCATCGGAAATGCACTTAAATAAACTCTCGCGTCCATTAAGTCACTTGTTACTTTTACTCTGGTAACAGAAATAATCATTCCTTTAAAAGCAATTTTTGCCTCAGTCTGAAAAATCTCTGCTAAATCTTGTTGTATTTGTTTCTGAATACGTTTTTGTCTTGTTGTTTCTCCCATGTCGCAAAGGTAATACAAATAAACAAACTTATTTGATGTTTATTTGGTATTAGCTTTGTTTTTACATCATTATATCACAAGTGTTTTTTTTACTTTTATCCTAAATGTTGTATTATTTATATAAGGTTTTTTTTATAAGACGTATAATTTGTTATTTTTACACTATGCAATTTAAAATTTAAGGAGTAGTCCGCTATTTTAAAAAGTTAAATAAGAACACATGAAGAAAGCTTACCTTATATTGTTACTTTTCATCTCTACATTGAGTTACTCACAAAACTCGGTTGATTCGGATGCCTGGTATTCAAAAGACAACAATGATGAAAAGGTGTCATATGATGCCAATGTAAATTATAATTTTAATGTTGGGTCCAGTTTTAGCAATTTTGGAACAAATGCAAATGCATTTAGTTATTATGCTTCCCCGTCAGTAACATTTCCGGCAGGAAAGAAAACATCGTTTACTGTTGGTTTCCTGATGAATCAAACTCAATTTTCTGGTATGATGATGACAAGTGAAGGTATGAAAAACAGGAATTTCTCTCAAACTCAGGCCATCGTTTACGCTTCAGGTGCTTATCAGGTAAATCCTAATGTGACAGTTTTTGCTTCCGGTTATTATGATATGAATTCGCGAAATAATTCAGGGATGAATCAGTCAGGATATAATCCATATAG from Bacteroidota bacterium includes:
- a CDS encoding permease-like cell division protein FtsX; this translates as MEKVNKGRIRTSYASVVVSISLVLLLLGVIGVLALNAKKVTDHVRENFAFTIFLKDSAKKVDVKKLQKSLELAEFVKSTEYVSKDEAAESLKEELGEDFVKFLGHNPLKNSIDIHLNAEFVHPDQMDAIEKSLAEKPYVTEVIYDRLLIEQMTRNIEEISFWLLIFAGMFMVVAIALINSSIRLSIYSKRFTIKTMQLVGATKSFIRKPFILHNIKLGVLGALVALSLLSGMLYYLQLKFPILSDMNDLKIYGVLYLGVLISGMIIALVSTFFAMNKYLSLKTEELYY
- a CDS encoding DUF3098 domain-containing protein; this translates as MTEKQYLFSKKNYLLMGIGLALIALGYFLMSGGATTNPEIFNEEMFSSMRIRVAPLVVVVGFAVEIWAILAKPNK
- a CDS encoding undecaprenyl-diphosphate phosphatase, with translation MEIFDAIILGIIQGLTEFLPVSSSGHLEIAKVILGENKMPEESMLMTVVLHVATALSTIVIFRKDILEILKGFFQFTWNEEFQFSLKIIVSMVPAALIGVFFNDEIESLFEGNLTLVGGMLLITGLLLLLADRAKNTEKNVSFKSALIIGISQAIAIMPGISRSGATISTSVMLGIDREKSARFSFLMVVPLILGKIAKDLMSGEISVSNSSFLPMSIGFVAAFITGLVACTWMISLVKKSKLTWFAVYCFIVGAISLTYTLV
- the truB gene encoding tRNA pseudouridine(55) synthase TruB; its protein translation is MELDDFKNGQVFLIDKPLTWTSFNAVSKIKWLIKKRFSVKKIKVGHAGTLDPLASGLLIICTGKFTKRIEEFQAQVKEYTGTFTLGATTPSYDLETEIDKVFPIEHIDDSLIRETAEAFIGEQDQYPPVFSALKKDGKRLYELAREGKSVDVESRKINISEFEITRIELPEIDFRVVVSKGTYIRSLAFDFGKHLKSGAHLSALRRTKIGDFNVENALNPEEFEDRFRNETIIS
- a CDS encoding DUF5686 family protein; translated protein: MVRRIQKYYISLSILLLVSILSLSAQETIQGKVYDAETNKVIEYANVIVKNTTNGTITNSWGEFSLVINPGDKYLQISFIGYQSKVVEISPINNYKVYLDPDSEVLNEVVVVGDNTKENPAHYILKRIRKNHKKHSLEQGKTFRYKKYDKVRFDLYDPDSTLKHLGPLKGFDEFKTRKYNKGDYTYVPTLLVEEIHQVYGENNPDKMKEVLEASNTSGFKANQSVTMYLKELYLDYNVFDNSVILFNKKFISPLSNRALLSYRYAIVDSAMFEGNRIYKIQYFPKRKRELTFEGSFWADTVKYVVHSIDLKATKGFNVNFVNDVSISQKFKQVNDKLITVVKDSLTMDFSPFKQFRFIGAEAIKVTTYYDHDLEKMTPVSFAANTDVINDKPFTRSDSDWKKIRPIGLENKDQDIYAMHESLAKDKKFRAYKKLGEVLSSGWLNLGVIDYGPYYNLIGYNQIEGLRLQAGARTYFSMNDKWRIGGYSAYGFGDKDFKFGLGFSYLISQKNRWIFSIGVRDDLEQRGVLLSQENDVYSKNFASSIFTIGDNTMLTNTTSYRMGVEMEAVKNLRFKVSTKYDFMTAVDGFNMAYLDPASGEIKNQLDDFQVQFSVIYTPDRKEIGYGVDRDYVTNWHPTIRLKYIRGVAGFVNSGFNYDKVKFLYRHPFLTGGFGKTIIITEFGKTFGTVPLQLMDVIPGNQTIVTEQNMFSLMNYYEFVSDTYATLHIDHHFNGRVMSKIPLFNRFDLRAVAGFRAVWGDILNKENYEINKSEVIYLAPSDGYFEYSAGIENIFKVLRVDAVWRGSYLNNANSNPFGVRFKIKFVF
- a CDS encoding ferritin family protein; translation: MVRTTTDILKEAILLERRGKEFYSKVAQSSESKSARQIFEMMAEEEEQHIKYLSVQFAHYSRTNEFLSPGAVEEDADDEIAMKVLSEKFKKEVSAASFEAAAISAAIDFETRAVKLYSERAKEAETQNERDMYSMLANWEMGHQKSLHDLNNGLKEDIWNDNNFWPF
- a CDS encoding 6-carboxytetrahydropterin synthase; translated protein: MKRLRLTKEFGFEMAHALYGHDGLCKNIHGHSYKMFVTVIGEPISDPASPKLGMVMDFSDLKRIVKEEVVDRLDHALMINSKTGHTNIQEALSGIVPLRIVDVPYQTTCENMVLDFAERIQKKLPGEIELHSVRLYETATSYAEWFASDNK
- a CDS encoding UDP-2,3-diacylglucosamine diphosphatase, producing the protein MPILTNKKIYFSSDQHFGVPSVEKSREREKLFVKWLDMAEKDAEHIFLLGDLFDFWFEYKSVVPRGYARVLGKIARITDKGIPVTFFVGNHDMWMWDYFEKELGVKVYHKPKVFEFSGKKFFIGHGDGLGPEDKGFKRMKKLFTNPVAKWLFARLHPNLAVGIANYFSRKSRLANGDTDMVFMGEDKEWLIKYAERKLETMDVDYFLFGHRHLAMDIKLSKGARYINTGEWVKGRSYAVFEEGELYLREFLDN
- a CDS encoding FtsX-like permease family protein, which produces MNFPLYIAQRYLFSKSSNNAVNIITAVSVVGVTVGTMALLVVLSAFSGLEKFSISMLSTFDPDLKITASEGKSFSYTNKVDSILNKQTDIQYYAKTLEEKVFLRYRDKEYISKIKGVDKKFTKVNEIDTTIYAGRWINHESPVNEVVIGGGIAHYLSLGLRDSYKALEIYVVKPGKGQISDPLNSFRRKDAQPVGSFAIEKEIDEKYLISTLGFAQELLNYKQNQISAIELKLNKNADPEEISKQLKSSLGNSYVVKTQREQHSLIYKMMNTEKVVTYLVFTLILIIAVFNVIGSISMLIVDKKHNLNTLWSIGASESLLRKIFVRVGLMVTFIGGTAGIVLGSILVLLQYHFKFLTFGGSSAIAYPVELNISNVITVTITIFSIGYIASLLSVLKLKKELFQS
- the rbfA gene encoding 30S ribosome-binding factor RbfA, with the translated sequence MGETTRQKRIQKQIQQDLAEIFQTEAKIAFKGMIISVTRVKVTSDLMDARVYLSAFPMKDKKAFMEYIENEAPKFRNLLGQRIRHQMRRVPNLDYVFDDSLDYVDDIDNALKGKGTDPIKDSKE